One Candidatus Anstonellales archaeon DNA window includes the following coding sequences:
- the purQ gene encoding phosphoribosylformylglycinamidine synthase I, giving the protein MEKKPKVAILSGFGINCQIETSHAFSLAGAEAKIIHLNDFLCGEEHFSNYHCIAFPGGFSFGDDISSGKVYGNKIRTRLWDQLLEFIDEEKLIIGICNGFQTLVKIGLLPNISGTFTQEATLFSNASGRFEDRWVYLTANPKSRCIFTKGITRLYLPVRHGEGQFIVEKKEIKTKLKDDGYICLQYTDSKGNLAPYPSNPNGSEENIAGICDKTGRIFGLMPHPECHIFFHHHPRWTRGEGGREIMGINIFENAVRYMKGELL; this is encoded by the coding sequence ATGGAGAAGAAACCAAAAGTTGCAATCCTCTCTGGCTTTGGAATAAACTGCCAGATTGAAACAAGCCATGCATTTTCATTGGCAGGGGCAGAGGCAAAAATCATCCATCTAAACGACTTTCTTTGTGGCGAGGAACATTTCTCTAATTACCATTGCATTGCATTTCCCGGTGGATTTTCATTTGGAGATGACATTTCATCCGGAAAAGTTTATGGAAACAAGATAAGAACAAGGCTTTGGGACCAACTCCTTGAATTCATAGATGAAGAAAAGCTCATTATTGGAATATGCAATGGCTTTCAGACACTTGTAAAAATAGGTCTCCTTCCAAATATTTCAGGTACCTTTACCCAAGAAGCAACACTCTTCTCAAATGCCTCCGGAAGATTCGAAGACAGATGGGTCTATCTAACCGCAAATCCAAAAAGCAGGTGTATTTTTACTAAGGGGATAACCCGCCTTTATCTTCCAGTAAGACATGGAGAAGGCCAGTTCATAGTAGAAAAAAAAGAGATAAAGACTAAGCTGAAAGATGACGGATATATCTGTCTTCAATATACTGATTCAAAAGGCAATCTGGCACCTTATCCGTCCAACCCCAACGGTTCGGAGGAAAATATAGCAGGAATATGTGACAAAACAGGGAGAATCTTCGGCCTTATGCCTCATCCGGAATGTCATATCTTTTTTCATCACCATCCAAGATGGACTCGTGGAGAGGGAGGAAGAGAAATTATGGGAATCAACATATTTGAAAATGCAGTAAGATACATGAAAGGTGAGCTATTGTGA
- the purF gene encoding amidophosphoribosyltransferase: protein MNPKSQLQRVPLKELNEELDPYSRREGKREACGIFGIYSKIGHPVSFRIYNGLSMLQHRGQDSAGIATSNGSKIFVKTGLGLVADIFDRKAIESLIGHVGIGHTRYPTIGGCTKEDAQPQIISSPKRGMALAHNGNIANYSEISSELAKSGRMISSGCDAEIILHLFALEYEKTHNFFSAARKCMEKLDGSYSAVLVSGEGDLVVFRDPYGIKPLCYGEDNEKMIFASESVALDINEVELSGYVQPGEVVVVNEHGISRKVVMPNKKPAHCMFEYVYFARPDSILESRLVYEVRVELGRRLAEVMPVDADAIVPVPDTARPAAIGYSERSGIPVVEGLLKNRYIGRTFIMPSQEKRNEAVRLKLNPVRHLIKDKEIIMIDDSIVRGTTCGPIVALLKKGGAKKVHVRITSPPIIAPCFYGIDLPTYSELIAANYNVAKIAKKIGADSLAYLPIDDLVSAIGLGDRLCLGCITDKYPTKTAEKLSKKLKAHGGKLKGCRIWEGE from the coding sequence GTGAATCCTAAAAGCCAATTACAAAGAGTCCCACTAAAAGAGCTCAACGAAGAGCTAGACCCATATTCACGTAGAGAAGGAAAACGCGAAGCATGCGGTATCTTTGGTATATATTCAAAGATAGGTCACCCAGTTTCGTTTAGAATATACAATGGCCTCTCAATGCTCCAACACCGAGGTCAGGATTCAGCAGGAATTGCCACAAGCAATGGAAGCAAGATATTTGTAAAGACAGGCCTTGGGTTAGTAGCCGATATATTTGACAGAAAAGCCATAGAAAGCTTGATTGGACATGTCGGAATAGGTCACACCCGATATCCAACAATCGGGGGGTGTACAAAAGAAGATGCACAACCCCAAATAATATCAAGCCCAAAAAGAGGCATGGCGCTTGCCCATAACGGCAATATTGCAAATTATTCTGAAATTTCTAGCGAGCTTGCCAAGAGCGGTAGAATGATATCCTCGGGGTGCGACGCAGAGATAATACTACATCTCTTTGCACTTGAATATGAAAAAACCCACAACTTTTTCTCTGCTGCGCGAAAATGCATGGAAAAGCTTGATGGTTCCTATTCTGCAGTTTTAGTAAGCGGTGAAGGAGACCTTGTAGTTTTCAGAGACCCCTACGGAATAAAGCCTCTTTGCTATGGAGAAGACAACGAGAAGATGATTTTTGCCTCAGAATCCGTTGCTCTGGACATTAATGAAGTAGAGCTATCTGGCTACGTCCAGCCTGGCGAAGTTGTCGTTGTAAATGAACACGGAATTAGCAGAAAAGTAGTTATGCCAAACAAGAAGCCGGCTCACTGCATGTTCGAATACGTTTATTTTGCAAGACCGGATTCAATTCTTGAATCCAGGCTAGTTTATGAGGTGCGGGTTGAGCTTGGCAGGCGGCTTGCAGAAGTGATGCCAGTAGATGCAGATGCAATTGTGCCTGTTCCAGATACGGCACGACCAGCCGCAATAGGATACTCCGAGCGTTCGGGAATACCTGTAGTTGAAGGACTACTAAAAAATCGTTATATTGGTCGAACATTCATCATGCCTTCGCAGGAAAAGAGAAATGAAGCTGTGAGGTTAAAACTAAATCCAGTGCGACATCTGATCAAGGACAAGGAGATAATAATGATTGATGATTCGATAGTCCGCGGAACAACTTGCGGGCCGATAGTAGCCCTCCTAAAAAAAGGCGGAGCAAAGAAAGTCCATGTTAGAATAACTTCTCCTCCAATCATAGCTCCATGTTTTTATGGAATTGACCTCCCGACTTACTCAGAATTGATAGCAGCAAATTACAATGTTGCCAAAATAGCAAAAAAGATAGGCGCAGATTCACTGGCCTATCTGCCAATAGACGACTTAGTTTCTGCAATCGGACTCGGAGACCGCCTATGCCTTGGTTGCATAACAGACAAATATCCTACAAAAACCGCCGAAAAGCTTTCAAAAAAGCTAAAAGCTCATGGCGGGAAACTAAAGGGTTGCAGAATATGGGAGGGAGAGTAG